One genomic region from Patescibacteria group bacterium encodes:
- a CDS encoding NUDIX domain-containing protein, translating into MENDKPKVGVGVMIFKDGKILLHKRKGSHGEGEYSFPGGHLEYMESFKDCAKRETREESGIEIKNIKFQYLANVKKYAPKHYVHIGVIADWENGEPKVMEPEKSIGEWDWYEIDNSPEPLFEMCKLAVESYKTKRNYFDL; encoded by the coding sequence ATGGAAAACGATAAACCAAAGGTCGGAGTTGGGGTTATGATTTTTAAGGATGGGAAAATTTTACTTCATAAAAGAAAGGGTTCGCATGGAGAAGGGGAGTACTCATTTCCCGGAGGTCATCTTGAATATATGGAATCATTCAAGGATTGTGCAAAACGGGAAACAAGGGAAGAAAGCGGGATAGAAATTAAAAATATCAAATTTCAATATCTGGCGAATGTTAAAAAATACGCCCCCAAACATTATGTGCATATTGGGGTTATCGCGGATTGGGAAAATGGTGAGCCGAAGGTGATGGAACCGGAAAAATCTATCGGGGAATGGGATTGGTATGAGATTGATAATTCCCCGGAGCCCTTGTTTGAGATGTGTAAACTGGCAGTAGAAAGTTATAAAACCAAAAGAAATTATTTTGATTTATAA
- a CDS encoding DUF523 domain-containing protein: MKICSACLLGIKCRYDGRGKRNKKVINLFKKEILIPVCPEQLGGLTTPREPAEQKGKKVFTKSGKNISENFTKGAKEVLRIAKLYGVKEAILKQKSPSCGCGKIYDGTFSGKTIKGDGVTAALLKKSGVKVIAEEDL; the protein is encoded by the coding sequence ATAAAAATTTGTAGCGCTTGTTTATTGGGGATAAAATGCCGCTATGACGGCAGAGGAAAAAGAAACAAAAAAGTTATTAACCTTTTCAAAAAAGAAATTTTAATTCCCGTTTGTCCTGAACAATTGGGCGGTTTGACAACGCCCAGAGAACCGGCAGAACAAAAAGGTAAGAAAGTGTTTACAAAGTCAGGGAAAAATATTTCAGAAAATTTTACCAAGGGCGCAAAGGAGGTTTTAAGGATAGCAAAACTCTATGGCGTGAAGGAAGCGATTTTGAAACAAAAAAGCCCTTCCTGCGGTTGCGGTAAGATTTACGATGGCACTTTTTCCGGTAAAACCATCAAGGGCGACGGAGTAACCGCCGCTTTATTAAAAAAGAGTGGGGTTAAGGTAATAGCAGAGGAGGATTTGTAA
- a CDS encoding 8-oxo-dGTP diphosphatase, producing the protein MAKKILTLSIIYKNNKILLGMKKRGFGEGRWNGFGGKVEDKEDIKEAARRELREEAGIFAKELEEVGIINFEFKNNPEILEVHFFKADNFEGEPLETEEMKPRWFRVKEIPFEEMWPDDKYWIPLFLDNKRFKGKFLFRDMDKIVDFSLKEVTVL; encoded by the coding sequence ATGGCAAAGAAGATTTTGACCCTTTCCATTATTTACAAAAATAACAAAATTCTTCTCGGGATGAAGAAGCGCGGATTTGGCGAAGGGAGATGGAATGGATTCGGCGGGAAGGTGGAAGATAAGGAAGATATAAAAGAAGCGGCGCGGCGGGAATTGCGGGAAGAGGCCGGTATTTTTGCTAAAGAATTGGAAGAAGTCGGTATTATTAATTTTGAGTTTAAGAATAACCCCGAAATTTTAGAAGTTCATTTTTTTAAAGCCGATAATTTTGAGGGTGAGCCATTGGAAACAGAGGAAATGAAACCGCGCTGGTTTAGGGTTAAGGAAATTCCATTTGAAGAAATGTGGCCGGATGATAAATACTGGATTCCGTTATTTTTAGACAATAAAAGATTTAAAGGAAAATTTTTATTTCGAGACATGGACAAAATCGTAGATTTTTCCCTCAAAGAAGTGACAGTTTTGTGA
- the murB gene encoding UDP-N-acetylmuramate dehydrogenase, which translates to MSELNKLQNIKIDEPLAPYTTFKIGGPARYFLEVKDIEELKSAIRAAGEDNLPVFVLSGGSNILVADEGFAGLVIKIDFDELKISADKITAGAGVNLNKLLMFSVNNNLSGLEWAAGIPGTLGGAIRGNAGAWGGEIKDIVESVEVLRNGEIVILDNKSCGFSYRHSDFKNNGDIILRAVLNLKPGDKEASNRKIQEYLTKKTQGQDVSHPTAGCMFKNVYLDKLDGKEKERVSAIVREEFSLKGIIPAGWLIEQCGLKGQIIGGARVSIKHANFILNQNKATAKDILNLTNLIKEKVFAKFGLRLEEEVQFIGF; encoded by the coding sequence ATGTCAGAATTAAATAAATTACAAAATATAAAAATAGACGAACCTTTAGCGCCATACACCACTTTTAAAATCGGCGGACCGGCCAGATATTTTCTGGAGGTAAAAGACATTGAGGAATTAAAAAGCGCGATAAGAGCGGCAGGGGAAGACAATCTTCCCGTTTTTGTTTTGAGCGGGGGAAGCAATATCCTTGTTGCGGATGAGGGATTTGCCGGTTTGGTTATTAAGATTGATTTTGACGAACTTAAAATATCCGCTGATAAAATCACGGCCGGAGCGGGAGTTAATTTAAATAAATTATTGATGTTTTCAGTGAATAATAATTTAAGCGGATTGGAATGGGCGGCGGGGATTCCCGGAACTTTGGGCGGAGCGATTCGCGGCAATGCCGGCGCGTGGGGCGGGGAAATTAAAGACATAGTGGAAAGCGTGGAAGTTTTACGAAACGGAGAAATAGTTATTTTGGATAATAAAAGTTGCGGTTTTTCTTATCGACACAGCGATTTTAAAAATAATGGAGATATAATTTTGCGGGCCGTGCTTAATCTAAAACCGGGCGATAAGGAAGCCAGCAATCGGAAGATTCAGGAATATCTGACAAAAAAGACGCAAGGTCAGGACGTTTCGCATCCAACGGCCGGCTGTATGTTTAAAAATGTTTATTTGGATAAATTAGACGGGAAAGAAAAAGAAAGAGTCAGCGCAATCGTTCGGGAAGAATTTTCGTTAAAAGGGATAATTCCCGCCGGTTGGCTTATAGAGCAGTGCGGATTAAAAGGACAGATAATCGGCGGAGCGCGAGTTTCCATAAAGCACGCCAATTTTATTTTAAATCAGAATAAGGCCACGGCTAAAGATATTTTAAATTTAACCAACTTGATTAAAGAAAAAGTTTTTGCTAAGTTTGGTTTGAGATTAGAGGAGGAAGTGCAATTTATAGGATTTTAG
- the secD gene encoding protein translocase subunit SecD: MKKFFTKLFSVIFKPTPRGKVRWAVFFILVLAILAVALDAPMYWDKGADWVEDSLKIDVPHFYNLPFRLGLDLLGGTHLVYEADMANIPSAERSDAVAGARDVIERRVNAFGVSEPVIQTTKTGDSWRVVVELAGIKDVHKAIEMIGETPMLEFKEQNKDVRELTAEEKSQLEKNNKEVKIKAEEVLIQALGADEAGFDKLIEEKTEGTVLPMMVSERLFSPIFEAAKKAELNAVYNKLVEMTSGYYIIKPIDRIEEEKEVEASHILICYKGASNCPTELTKDEALAKINEVKSQVTPENFAVLAKTYSNDTGTSSEGGGLGFFGKGKMVPPFEEKVFAMATGEISEPVETDFGYHLIYKSDERSLVEYQVKNIFLKKQTEQDILGPQDPWKVTGLTGVQLKKSMVQFDQNTGAAEVGLEFNDEGKKLFGEITERNVGEPVAIFLDGEALSIPRVNEPIRDGKAVITGDFNIDEAKTLSRRLNAGALPVPIKLVSQQTVGATLGNQSVNDSLTAGLIGILLVMIFMIIYYRLPGFWSSLALIVYGAIVLALFKIIPVTLTLSGIAGFILSIGMAIDANVLIFERLKEELKSGKSLGSAIDDGFKRAWPSIRDSNVTTLISCVILATFTTSIVKGFAITLGVGVIVSMFSAITVSRIFLKLGSNRFSKNWWYGVKNKIE, encoded by the coding sequence ATGAAGAAATTCTTTACCAAACTGTTTAGCGTGATTTTCAAGCCCACCCCGCGGGGGAAAGTCAGATGGGCGGTATTTTTTATTTTAGTTTTAGCTATTTTGGCCGTGGCGTTGGATGCGCCGATGTATTGGGATAAAGGAGCCGATTGGGTTGAGGATAGTCTAAAAATAGATGTTCCCCATTTTTATAATCTGCCTTTTCGTTTAGGTTTGGATTTACTCGGCGGTACGCACTTGGTTTATGAAGCGGATATGGCAAATATCCCGTCAGCCGAAAGAAGCGACGCTGTCGCCGGCGCGCGCGATGTTATTGAAAGGCGCGTTAACGCTTTCGGCGTTTCCGAGCCGGTGATTCAGACCACCAAAACCGGAGACAGCTGGCGAGTAGTGGTGGAATTAGCCGGAATCAAAGATGTTCACAAAGCCATTGAAATGATAGGCGAAACTCCGATGCTGGAATTTAAGGAGCAAAACAAAGATGTGCGCGAGCTCACCGCCGAAGAAAAAAGTCAATTGGAAAAAAATAATAAGGAAGTAAAAATTAAGGCGGAAGAGGTTTTAATTCAAGCGCTTGGAGCCGATGAAGCCGGTTTTGATAAATTAATTGAAGAAAAAACCGAGGGTACGGTTTTACCGATGATGGTGAGTGAGCGTTTGTTCTCACCGATTTTTGAAGCGGCTAAAAAAGCCGAGCTGAACGCGGTTTATAATAAATTGGTTGAGATGACCAGCGGTTATTACATTATTAAACCCATTGACCGTATTGAAGAAGAAAAAGAAGTGGAAGCCAGCCATATCTTGATTTGCTATAAGGGCGCGTCCAATTGTCCCACGGAATTAACCAAAGACGAGGCCTTGGCGAAGATTAACGAGGTTAAGAGCCAGGTCACGCCGGAGAATTTTGCCGTTCTTGCTAAAACGTATTCCAATGACACGGGTACTTCTTCTGAAGGCGGCGGGCTGGGATTTTTTGGGAAAGGCAAAATGGTCCCACCGTTTGAGGAAAAAGTTTTTGCTATGGCAACGGGGGAAATTTCTGAACCCGTAGAAACGGATTTTGGCTATCATCTTATTTATAAATCCGACGAGCGGTCGCTGGTTGAATATCAGGTAAAAAATATCTTTTTAAAAAAGCAAACCGAGCAGGATATCTTGGGACCGCAAGACCCCTGGAAAGTTACCGGTTTGACCGGTGTTCAATTAAAAAAATCAATGGTTCAGTTTGACCAAAATACCGGCGCGGCGGAAGTCGGGTTGGAATTCAATGATGAGGGTAAAAAGCTTTTTGGAGAAATTACTGAAAGAAATGTCGGAGAGCCGGTGGCAATTTTTTTGGACGGCGAAGCCCTAAGTATCCCAAGGGTTAATGAACCTATCCGCGATGGCAAAGCGGTTATTACCGGTGATTTTAACATTGACGAGGCCAAAACTCTTTCTCGCCGTTTGAACGCGGGCGCTTTGCCGGTACCCATTAAATTAGTCAGCCAACAGACAGTCGGAGCCACGCTTGGCAACCAATCGGTCAATGATAGTTTGACGGCGGGGCTTATTGGTATTCTTTTGGTTATGATTTTTATGATAATTTACTATCGCTTGCCGGGATTTTGGTCTTCTTTGGCATTGATTGTTTACGGCGCCATTGTTTTAGCCCTGTTTAAAATTATTCCCGTGACATTAACACTTTCCGGTATTGCGGGTTTTATTCTTTCTATTGGCATGGCCATTGACGCTAACGTGCTTATTTTTGAAAGATTGAAAGAAGAATTAAAAAGCGGGAAATCCTTGGGGTCAGCCATTGACGATGGATTTAAGCGCGCCTGGCCTTCAATACGCGATAGCAACGTCACCACCCTCATATCTTGTGTTATTTTGGCGACCTTTACCACTAGTATTGTTAAAGGATTTGCCATTACTCTTGGCGTTGGTGTTATTGTCAGTATGTTTTCCGCCATCACCGTTAGCAGAATATTCCTTAAGTTAGGGTCTAACCGGTTCAGTAAAAATTGGTGGTATGGAGTTAAAAATAAAATTGAATAA
- a CDS encoding GrpB family protein: MKKHRPYWLVKYDPIWPRQFAEKKKLILDVLGNEVLAIHHIGSTSIPGMVAKPQIDILVVVKDLRKVHEKATKMADWGFIPRGDYTGIGEEYFTEDDAEGERLTSVHILPEGHPEIKNILAFRDYLLENKKDRELYSAAKKELYRKYADNYPKYGAGKKTIITEICKRVKKCRSK; this comes from the coding sequence ATGAAAAAACATCGTCCCTATTGGTTAGTTAAATATGACCCAATCTGGCCTCGGCAATTTGCGGAAAAGAAAAAACTGATTTTAGACGTCCTTGGCAATGAGGTGTTAGCAATCCATCATATCGGCAGCACTTCAATCCCGGGCATGGTCGCCAAACCGCAAATTGATATTTTAGTAGTGGTTAAGGATTTGCGAAAAGTACATGAAAAAGCAACTAAGATGGCAGACTGGGGATTTATACCTCGCGGCGATTATACGGGTATTGGCGAAGAATATTTTACGGAAGACGATGCGGAGGGCGAAAGATTAACCAGCGTCCATATTCTTCCCGAAGGTCATCCAGAAATTAAAAATATCTTGGCCTTTCGTGATTATTTATTGGAAAATAAAAAAGATAGAGAGTTGTATAGTGCGGCGAAAAAAGAATTATATCGTAAGTATGCTGACAATTATCCCAAATATGGCGCCGGAAAGAAAACGATTATTACGGAAATATGCAAGCGTGTTAAAAAGTGCCGTAGTAAATAA
- a CDS encoding GIY-YIG nuclease family protein translates to MQHEYYFVYIMANKTNTTLYTGVTGNLPRRIYEHKEKITKGFTARYNINKLIYFEPFDSIEEAIKREKQIKGGSRQKKIELIEKDNPNWKDLYDNLF, encoded by the coding sequence ATGCAACACGAGTATTATTTTGTTTATATAATGGCTAATAAGACCAATACTACTTTATATACGGGAGTGACTGGTAATTTGCCGCGTAGAATTTATGAGCATAAAGAAAAGATAACAAAGGGGTTTACGGCAAGATATAACATAAATAAATTAATATATTTTGAACCATTTGATAGTATAGAGGAAGCAATAAAAAGAGAGAAGCAAATTAAGGGCGGTTCTAGACAGAAGAAAATAGAACTTATCGAAAAAGATAATCCTAATTGGAAAGATTTGTATGACAATTTATTTTAA
- a CDS encoding thymidine kinase — MGFQNQTNLTLILGPMKSGKSLHLINHFNSLKDNGTKFLMFHSIKNVRDEKIWSRAGLELDAKKVENLTEVLDSDVPIIGVDELHMFEESEAEIIRKILERGIEVVAAGLNIDYRGETFRLVQNLLELNPKNVFYKKAICEDCGNLEAEYTQVFKNSEPLLSGLPPVIPEDGTYTYKSVCEKCFIRG, encoded by the coding sequence ATGGGATTTCAAAATCAAACAAATCTGACTCTTATTTTGGGGCCGATGAAAAGCGGCAAATCTTTGCATTTGATAAATCATTTTAACTCCCTGAAAGATAACGGAACAAAATTTTTAATGTTTCATTCAATAAAAAATGTCCGCGACGAAAAAATTTGGTCGCGGGCAGGGTTGGAACTGGACGCTAAAAAAGTGGAAAATTTAACCGAAGTTCTGGACAGCGATGTTCCGATTATCGGGGTTGATGAACTGCATATGTTTGAAGAATCAGAAGCGGAGATTATAAGGAAAATTTTAGAGCGGGGGATAGAAGTGGTGGCCGCCGGACTTAATATAGATTATCGCGGAGAAACGTTTCGGCTGGTTCAAAATTTATTGGAGTTAAACCCCAAAAATGTTTTTTATAAAAAGGCGATTTGCGAAGATTGCGGCAATCTGGAAGCGGAATATACGCAAGTGTTTAAAAACTCGGAGCCGTTGCTTAGCGGCCTGCCGCCGGTTATTCCCGAAGATGGCACCTATACTTATAAATCCGTCTGCGAGAAATGTTTTATTAGGGGATAG
- the secA gene encoding preprotein translocase subunit SecA, with amino-acid sequence MSFLTKIFGDPNEKVLKKVRPIIEKINLLENKFRPMSDEELKSQTARFKAELAQGKTLDDILPEAFAVVREAARRTLGQRHYDVQLIGGIVLHWGQIAEMKTGEGKTLVATLPSYLNALTGAGVHVVTVNDYLSRRDAVWMGQVHNFLGLSVGCIQHESSFVYDASFASAEEDEKRDIEGGFKVRQDFLRPVSRREAYACDILYGTNNEFGFDYLRDNMAINLEQVSQRELNYAIVDEVDSILIDEARTPLIISAPAEESTEQYYQFANLVSQLKENEDYNIDEKMRTATLSAEGISKMEKWLGVDNIYTSGGISTVHHIEQALKAHTLFKIDRDYVVKDGEILIVDEFTGRLMYGRRYSEGLHQAIEAKEGVEIKRESQTMATITFQNLFRLYKKLSGMTGTAVTEAEEFSKIYKLEVSAIPTNKPMIRRDYSDKIYKTEMGKFTAVAKEIKERHTKGQPVLVGTISIEKNEMLSEILEREGVPHQVLNAKHHEKEAEIIAQAGRLGAVTIATNMAGRGVDIVLGGNPPNAEEAKKVCELGGLCVIGTERHESRRIDNQLRGRAGRQGDPGATQFYLSLEDDLMRIFGSDRLKSIMTTLKVPEDMPIQNGLVSKSIESAQTKVEGHHFDIRKHLVEYDDVLNKQREAIYRRRREVLQSDKERETILAMVKKEIEQIVLFHTAHDEEKNWDLEEIKEAVSTIFPLPDDVRLKLDDLREKAGGKEQDAQARDVIINYLYDLALASYKKMAANFSDPALFVMIEKNILLRAIDSLWVEHLDAMSYMRTGIGLRGYGQRDPLVEYKKESFRMYNELVAMIEKEVVYSIYKVGLAQAALAASPFTKNLIMSAPAKTSERTTKNEEGVEKVKKVGRNDPCPCGATKPDGTPKKYKHCCGKNS; translated from the coding sequence ATGTCGTTTTTAACAAAGATTTTCGGCGACCCGAATGAAAAAGTTCTAAAAAAAGTCAGGCCGATTATTGAAAAAATAAACCTTTTGGAAAATAAATTCCGGCCAATGTCTGATGAGGAATTAAAATCGCAAACAGCGAGATTTAAAGCGGAGCTGGCGCAGGGGAAAACACTTGATGATATTTTACCTGAAGCGTTTGCGGTGGTCCGTGAAGCCGCCCGCCGTACTCTCGGTCAGCGGCATTATGATGTTCAGCTTATTGGCGGCATAGTTTTACATTGGGGGCAGATTGCTGAAATGAAAACCGGTGAAGGAAAAACTTTGGTGGCAACCCTGCCGTCGTATCTCAACGCTTTAACCGGCGCGGGTGTGCACGTGGTGACAGTCAATGATTATTTGTCGCGTCGCGATGCCGTTTGGATGGGGCAAGTTCATAATTTTTTAGGGCTTTCAGTCGGCTGTATCCAGCACGAAAGCTCTTTTGTTTATGACGCCTCTTTCGCCAGCGCGGAGGAAGATGAAAAGAGAGATATTGAAGGCGGATTTAAAGTGCGCCAGGATTTTTTGCGGCCGGTGTCGCGCCGCGAGGCCTACGCCTGCGATATCCTTTACGGGACCAATAATGAATTTGGTTTTGATTATCTGCGCGACAATATGGCGATTAATTTAGAGCAGGTTTCCCAGCGGGAATTAAATTACGCTATCGTGGATGAAGTTGACAGTATCTTGATTGATGAAGCGCGCACGCCGTTGATTATTTCTGCTCCGGCCGAAGAATCAACGGAACAGTATTATCAATTTGCCAATTTGGTAAGCCAGCTCAAAGAAAATGAGGATTATAACATTGACGAAAAAATGCGCACCGCCACTTTAAGCGCCGAGGGTATTTCCAAAATGGAAAAATGGCTGGGCGTGGACAATATCTACACCAGCGGCGGGATTTCCACCGTCCATCACATAGAGCAGGCGTTGAAAGCCCATACTTTATTTAAAATAGACCGAGATTACGTGGTTAAGGACGGCGAGATTTTGATTGTTGATGAATTCACCGGACGCTTGATGTACGGACGGCGTTACAGCGAGGGCTTGCATCAGGCGATTGAAGCCAAAGAAGGCGTGGAGATTAAACGCGAGAGCCAGACCATGGCCACCATTACTTTTCAAAATTTATTCCGTTTGTATAAAAAATTATCCGGCATGACTGGCACGGCCGTCACCGAAGCAGAAGAGTTCTCAAAAATTTATAAACTGGAAGTTTCAGCCATCCCAACCAATAAACCCATGATTCGCCGCGATTATTCCGATAAGATTTATAAAACGGAAATGGGAAAATTTACGGCCGTGGCCAAAGAAATTAAAGAGCGTCATACTAAGGGTCAGCCGGTGCTGGTGGGCACGATTTCCATAGAAAAAAATGAAATGCTAAGTGAAATTTTGGAAAGGGAAGGCGTGCCGCATCAGGTTTTGAACGCCAAGCACCACGAGAAAGAGGCGGAGATTATCGCGCAAGCCGGCAGATTGGGCGCGGTGACCATTGCCACTAATATGGCCGGCCGCGGCGTGGATATAGTTTTGGGTGGGAATCCGCCGAATGCCGAGGAAGCGAAAAAAGTTTGCGAGCTGGGTGGGCTTTGCGTTATCGGCACCGAACGGCATGAGTCGCGGCGCATAGATAATCAGTTGCGCGGTCGCGCCGGCCGTCAGGGCGATCCGGGCGCGACGCAATTTTATCTTTCTTTGGAAGACGATTTGATGCGCATTTTTGGTTCCGACCGCCTAAAATCCATTATGACGACCTTAAAAGTTCCGGAGGACATGCCGATTCAAAACGGACTGGTTTCTAAATCCATTGAATCAGCCCAAACCAAAGTTGAAGGCCATCATTTTGATATTCGCAAACACTTGGTTGAATATGACGACGTTTTAAATAAGCAAAGAGAAGCGATTTACCGCCGCCGGCGGGAGGTTTTACAATCTGATAAAGAAAGGGAAACAATCTTAGCGATGGTTAAAAAGGAAATTGAACAGATTGTTCTTTTTCATACCGCTCATGATGAAGAAAAAAATTGGGACTTGGAAGAAATAAAAGAGGCGGTGAGTACTATTTTCCCGTTGCCGGATGACGTTCGTTTGAAGCTTGATGATTTAAGAGAAAAGGCCGGCGGGAAAGAACAGGACGCGCAGGCGCGCGATGTGATTATTAATTATCTTTACGATTTGGCACTCGCCAGTTATAAAAAAATGGCCGCTAATTTTTCCGACCCGGCGTTATTCGTAATGATAGAAAAGAACATTTTGCTTCGCGCCATTGATTCTTTGTGGGTGGAACATTTGGACGCTATGAGTTATATGCGCACCGGCATCGGCTTGCGTGGTTATGGCCAGCGCGACCCTTTGGTAGAATATAAAAAGGAGTCATTTAGAATGTACAACGAACTGGTGGCGATGATTGAGAAAGAAGTTGTTTACAGTATTTATAAAGTCGGTTTGGCACAGGCGGCGTTAGCGGCGAGTCCGTTCACTAAAAACCTTATAATGAGCGCGCCGGCGAAGACGAGCGAAAGAACCACAAAAAATGAAGAGGGTGTGGAAAAGGTAAAAAAAGTCGGTCGCAACGACCCGTGCCCGTGCGGAGCGACCAAACCCGATGGCACGCCGAAAAAGTATAAACATTGTTGCGGGAAAAATAGTTAA